CCAGTTGGACTCGCCGTCCATGGTCACCTGGGCGGAGATGGCCACCGCCAGCGCCACCGCCAGCACCTCCGGCAGGGTAAACACCAGGTTCATGGGCCGCGGCCCCACCACCAGCGACGCCAGCACCAGCACCGGCGCCACGAAGAGCGCGATCTGGGTACTGCTCCCCAGCGAGATGCCGATGCTCAGATCCGTCCGGTTCTTGAGCGCCGCCACCACCGCGGAGCTGTGCTCGGCGGCGTTGCCGATGATGGCCACGACGATGACGCCCACGAACACCCCGGTCATACCCATGGCCTCGGCGGCCGGCTCCACCGCCCCCACGAGGATTTCGCTGATCCAGCCGATCAGCGCGGTGCTCCCGGTGAGCACGACCAGCGCGGTTCGGAGGCTCCAGCCGGGGCCGTGCGGGCCGTCCGGGTGGACGTGCGAACCGCTGGTGAACAGGTGGCGGTGGGTGCGCAACGAGAAGAGCAGGCCCAGGACATAGGTGACCAGCAGAATCCCCGCGATCTCCAGACTCATGCCGCGCTCGAGCAGCGGCGCCTCCTGGCCGCCCAGGTAATGGTACGCCGCGGGCACGATGAGGGCGATGGCGGCCAGGGTCAGCATATTGGCCTGGCTGCGGGCCGCAATCGGGTTGAAGGTCTGGATCTTGAACTTCAGGCCGCCGGCCAGGAACGACGCGCCCATCACCAGCAGGATGTTGCCGATGATGGAACCGGTGAGCGACGCCTTGACCACGTCGTGCAGCCCCTGCTGCAGGGCCATCAGGGCGATGATCAATTCGGCGGCGTTGCCGAAGGTGGCGTTGAGCAGGCCGCCGACCCCTTCGTTGGTCCGGGACGCCAGTTCCTCGGTAGCGTGGCCCAGCAGCCCGGCCAGCGGAATGATGGCCAGGCAGGCGGCGATGAACACGGCCGCCGGCAGGTTCGATACGGTGAACTTCAGGATCACCGCCACCGGCACGAACACCAGCAGCCAGTTCAGAGACGGTTTGAGCCATGTGGGCATCGCGTCACTCCCGATACAAAATTTCACGTCGCGTTGCAGTGCCGCTCCGGCCTGCGCCTCACCCGGCCGGCCGGAGGACGAAGATCAGGACGTAGAAGACCATCGCCGTGGCCAGTGTCCACCGGGCCCGACGGGGACTCTCCAGCTTGAGGTCGCGCCACATCATGGCCGTGCCGTACATCAGCGGGATCAGCGTCGCGGTCACCAGCGCCACCGCCGCCGGACCCCAGCGCGCCTGGCTCAATTGCCGCAGACCCGGATTGTAAATCGTCCCGTACACGATCACAAGGTGCCAGTAGTAGACGAACAGCGCCTCCTGGCCGCAGCGCTGGAGGACGCCACCCAGCGGCCGCCGGGACAACCACTCGTTAAGCCCATACAGCAGGGCGAACCCCGCGGCGACCAGGCCGGTTCGGTAAAGGCAATGGCCCGGCGAGGAGATCCACCACCGGGTCTCGCCGAAGAAGGTGAAGCCGGTCGCTTTGAGTATCACGGCGACCAGGGCCGTCCCGAGCCCCACCCACAGGTACCATCGCCGACGGTCATCGACGTTGCGGGCGCCGAGGAAGCCCGCGGTGAGCGCCGCACCCGCGAAGAAGTAGCCCAACCAGGGAAACAGGCTGAAACGCACCTGTGGCGGTGAGCCAAAAAACGGCGCCAGTGCGGGCGGCAGCACCGCCGCAGCGTCCCAGGCATGCACCAGCGGCGTCAGCAGGAAAATGGCCGCCGCAGCAGCGGCAAAACCCGCGATCAGCATGCGCCGGACTCGGACGAGCAGGGCCAGGCCGAGGGCCAGCAACAAGCCCAGGCCGATCACGTGGAGGATATCGGACTTGAAGATTCGCTGCAGTCGGTCATCGGGCAGAGCCAGCAGGGCGCGCAGCGATCCGGCGGGCAGATGCAGACTGTAGGAGAGCAGGATGATCAAGCCCGCCCGACCGAGGAAGCGCCGGAACGCGGGCCCCCGGCGGCGATACTCGTCGCCCTTGCGCTCCAAGCCGAGCCAGAACCCGGCACCG
The genomic region above belongs to Acidobacteriota bacterium and contains:
- a CDS encoding DUF1624 domain-containing protein; the encoded protein is MTGVGGNRSHRLVFIDVLRGLAVMGMVEAHVVNACLAQVWRHNPLFTLLDMTNGFVAVSFLFCAGAGFWLGLERKGDEYRRRGPAFRRFLGRAGLIILLSYSLHLPAGSLRALLALPDDRLQRIFKSDILHVIGLGLLLALGLALLVRVRRMLIAGFAAAAAAIFLLTPLVHAWDAAAVLPPALAPFFGSPPQVRFSLFPWLGYFFAGAALTAGFLGARNVDDRRRWYLWVGLGTALVAVILKATGFTFFGETRWWISSPGHCLYRTGLVAAGFALLYGLNEWLSRRPLGGVLQRCGQEALFVYYWHLVIVYGTIYNPGLRQLSQARWGPAAVALVTATLIPLMYGTAMMWRDLKLESPRRARWTLATAMVFYVLIFVLRPAG
- the cax gene encoding calcium/proton exchanger, with the protein product MPTWLKPSLNWLLVFVPVAVILKFTVSNLPAAVFIAACLAIIPLAGLLGHATEELASRTNEGVGGLLNATFGNAAELIIALMALQQGLHDVVKASLTGSIIGNILLVMGASFLAGGLKFKIQTFNPIAARSQANMLTLAAIALIVPAAYHYLGGQEAPLLERGMSLEIAGILLVTYVLGLLFSLRTHRHLFTSGSHVHPDGPHGPGWSLRTALVVLTGSTALIGWISEILVGAVEPAAEAMGMTGVFVGVIVVAIIGNAAEHSSAVVAALKNRTDLSIGISLGSSTQIALFVAPVLVLASLVVGPRPMNLVFTLPEVLAVALAVAISAQVTMDGESNWLEGVQLLSVYAILGIVFYFLPHA